One Nitrospirota bacterium DNA segment encodes these proteins:
- the hemW gene encoding radical SAM family heme chaperone HemW — protein sequence MPKTEKSFGIYLNFPFCPGKCHFCSFGSRMYHQPVVIRYLEAILSELSHYRHAVSIRNRVVSTIYIGGGTPTLISEDLPRLINEIRNQFDLEPAAEISLEAHPSGIQTDRLIPLIQAGFNRISLGVQSFHGPDLEWMNRGHTVQEIYSAFRQAREAGFENINIDLIYGLPGQTIEQWERNLYSAINLSPEHLSIYGLTVEEKTYLDYLKKQGKFEESEDDLQADMYLLALRMLDQEGYHQYEVSNFARPGFESRHNLHYWSEGDFLGIGSHAASYIAGVHSLNETTVEGYVRKVNEKGTAIEELEVLDPEGQFKQALVFGLRKKSGIKLSDLKPEYEPYFRAVLPRLFDLVETGFLKQSRDVHFSLTEKGLLFSDHVSMILI from the coding sequence ATGCCTAAGACTGAAAAATCCTTCGGGATATATCTCAACTTTCCTTTTTGTCCGGGAAAATGTCATTTTTGTTCGTTCGGGTCCCGTATGTATCATCAGCCCGTGGTGATCCGGTACCTTGAAGCGATTTTGAGTGAATTAAGCCACTATCGTCATGCGGTTTCTATTCGAAACAGAGTTGTCAGCACGATCTATATTGGCGGCGGAACCCCAACCCTCATCTCCGAAGATCTTCCCCGATTGATCAATGAAATCAGGAATCAATTTGATCTGGAACCCGCGGCTGAAATATCCCTTGAAGCGCATCCCTCGGGGATACAAACAGATCGTCTCATCCCGTTGATTCAGGCAGGTTTTAACCGGATCAGCCTCGGGGTTCAATCGTTTCACGGACCGGATCTGGAATGGATGAACCGGGGGCATACTGTCCAGGAAATTTATAGCGCCTTTCGTCAGGCTCGCGAGGCCGGATTTGAAAATATCAATATTGACCTCATTTATGGACTCCCTGGGCAAACCATAGAACAGTGGGAAAGGAACCTCTATTCAGCGATCAATCTTTCTCCGGAGCATCTTTCTATTTATGGATTGACGGTAGAAGAGAAAACTTATCTTGATTATCTTAAAAAGCAGGGAAAATTCGAAGAGAGCGAAGATGACCTTCAGGCTGATATGTATCTCCTGGCGCTTCGAATGCTCGATCAGGAAGGATATCACCAATATGAAGTCTCCAATTTCGCCAGACCGGGTTTTGAATCCCGACACAATCTGCACTACTGGTCCGAGGGTGATTTCCTGGGAATAGGCTCCCATGCCGCTTCTTATATTGCTGGGGTACACTCTTTGAACGAGACGACGGTGGAAGGATATGTCCGAAAGGTGAATGAAAAAGGGACCGCAATCGAGGAGTTGGAAGTGCTCGACCCGGAGGGACAATTTAAGCAAGCTCTTGTATTTGGATTGAGAAAAAAAAGCGGGATCAAGTTGTCGGACTTAAAGCCGGAATATGAACCCTACTTTCGAGCCGTGCTTCCAAGATTATTTGATCTTGTGGAAACGGGATTTCTGAAACAAAGCCGGGACGTGCACTTTTCATTAACCGAAAAAGGTTTGCTGTTCTCTGACCATGTTTCGATGATTTTGATTTAG
- a CDS encoding TIGR04282 family arsenosugar biosynthesis glycosyltransferase → MSNRSALIVFAKKPLLGQVKSRFQPVVSPEMSLEIYRNFVEVTLDSVKQLSDTEIWLGCFPDSAHPWFEELSKRFELQLFDQKGENLGIRMEKAFELLSQNKFHKKVIIGTDSPHLPLHFIQSAIQYLDHSPVVLGPSRDGGYYLLGISGEPPSLFDGISWSTESVLSSTLMKLLKQKIPFRFLPEWYDIDRFEDLVSLHAYWKSLKRAGGNIPEIFFRELDRLESIQNYHA, encoded by the coding sequence GTGAGCAATCGGTCTGCTCTTATCGTCTTTGCGAAGAAACCGCTCTTGGGTCAGGTCAAGAGCCGGTTTCAGCCGGTCGTCTCCCCTGAAATGTCCCTTGAAATTTATCGAAACTTTGTAGAAGTCACACTGGACAGCGTGAAACAGCTTTCCGATACCGAAATCTGGCTCGGCTGTTTCCCCGATTCGGCCCACCCCTGGTTTGAGGAGCTTTCCAAAAGATTTGAACTGCAACTTTTTGATCAGAAGGGAGAAAACCTGGGAATACGGATGGAAAAGGCGTTTGAACTCTTGTCCCAAAATAAATTTCATAAGAAAGTGATTATTGGCACCGATTCCCCCCATCTCCCTCTCCATTTCATTCAATCCGCGATTCAATATCTGGATCATTCGCCCGTAGTCCTGGGTCCAAGCCGGGACGGGGGTTATTATCTTTTGGGAATTTCGGGAGAGCCCCCTTCCCTTTTTGACGGAATCTCCTGGAGTACGGAGTCCGTTTTGTCCAGCACATTAATGAAACTTCTGAAACAAAAAATTCCATTTCGATTTCTCCCGGAATGGTATGATATTGATCGATTTGAAGATTTGGTTTCACTTCATGCCTATTGGAAGAGTCTCAAAAGGGCGGGTGGAAATATTCCCGAAATATTCTTTCGCGAACTAGATCGTTTGGAGTCGATTCAAAACTACCATGCCTAA
- the rph gene encoding ribonuclease PH — protein MRSNSRKPSDLRPVKITRNFIKHAEGSVLIEMGDTKVICTASIEEKVPPFLKGSGKGWITSEYAMIPRSSQERIPRESSKGKLGGRTHEIQRLIGRALRAVVDLDSLGERTLWIDCDVIQADGGTRTASITGSFIALADAFSLIQKRGLIKKIPLKDYLAAISVGRINGEVYLDLDYSEDSTAQTDMNVVMTGKEQFVEIQGTAEKGSFSREDLDQFLIYAKKGILELIEIQKQLIGHLPNG, from the coding sequence ATGAGATCGAATTCAAGAAAACCTTCCGACCTTCGTCCGGTCAAGATCACTCGAAATTTCATCAAACATGCCGAGGGATCTGTTTTGATTGAGATGGGCGATACGAAAGTAATTTGCACCGCTTCCATTGAAGAAAAAGTTCCTCCTTTTTTGAAAGGGAGTGGTAAAGGGTGGATCACTTCTGAATATGCCATGATTCCACGTTCGTCCCAGGAGAGAATTCCCCGGGAATCCTCCAAAGGGAAACTGGGAGGAAGAACACATGAAATCCAGAGATTAATTGGACGGGCACTTCGGGCAGTCGTCGATCTGGATTCGCTGGGGGAACGTACCCTCTGGATCGACTGTGACGTCATTCAGGCTGACGGCGGAACCCGGACTGCTTCCATTACTGGGTCCTTCATCGCGCTGGCGGATGCTTTCTCACTGATCCAGAAAAGAGGTTTAATTAAAAAGATCCCATTAAAGGATTATCTTGCGGCAATCAGCGTGGGGAGAATCAACGGCGAGGTCTACCTTGATCTGGATTATTCTGAAGATTCGACTGCCCAAACCGATATGAATGTCGTCATGACCGGGAAAGAACAGTTTGTCGAAATTCAGGGCACTGCCGAAAAAGGATCGTTTTCAAGAGAAGACCTCGACCAGTTTCTCATATACGCCAAAAAAGGAATTCTTGAGCTGATCGAGATTCAAAAACAGCTCATCGGCCATCTTCCAAATGGATAA